The following coding sequences lie in one Paracidovorax avenae genomic window:
- the atpG gene encoding F0F1 ATP synthase subunit gamma codes for MAAGKEIRGKIKSVENTKKITKAMEMVAASKMRKAQDRMRAARPYSEKIRNIAANLGQANPEYVHPFMKSNDAKTAGFIVVTTDKGLCGGMNTNVLRAVTAKLRELQSQGVTTQAVAIGNKGLGFLNRVGAQVVSHATGLGDTPHLDKLIGPVKVLLDAYAEGKINGVYLAYTKFINTMKQESVVEQLLPLSSEKMQAEKTEHGWDYIYEPDAQSVIDDLLVRYVESLIYQAVAENMASEQSARMVAMKAATDNAGNVIGELKLVYNKTRQAAITKELSEIVAGAAAV; via the coding sequence ATGGCAGCAGGCAAGGAAATACGCGGCAAGATCAAATCGGTGGAGAACACCAAGAAGATCACCAAGGCCATGGAAATGGTGGCCGCGTCCAAGATGCGCAAGGCGCAGGACCGCATGCGTGCCGCACGGCCCTACAGCGAGAAGATCCGCAACATCGCGGCGAACCTCGGCCAGGCCAATCCCGAGTACGTCCATCCCTTCATGAAGTCGAACGACGCCAAGACGGCCGGCTTCATCGTGGTGACGACGGACAAGGGCCTGTGCGGCGGCATGAACACCAACGTGCTGCGCGCCGTGACGGCCAAGCTGCGCGAACTGCAGTCGCAGGGCGTGACCACGCAGGCCGTCGCGATCGGCAACAAGGGCCTGGGCTTCCTGAACCGCGTCGGCGCCCAGGTGGTGTCGCATGCGACCGGCCTGGGGGACACCCCCCACCTGGACAAGCTGATCGGCCCCGTGAAGGTGCTGCTCGACGCCTATGCCGAAGGCAAGATCAACGGCGTGTACCTCGCGTACACGAAGTTCATCAACACCATGAAGCAGGAATCGGTCGTCGAGCAGCTGCTGCCGCTCTCTTCCGAGAAGATGCAGGCCGAGAAGACCGAGCACGGCTGGGACTACATCTACGAGCCCGATGCCCAGAGCGTCATCGACGACCTGCTCGTGCGCTACGTGGAGTCCCTGATCTACCAGGCCGTGGCCGAGAACATGGCGTCCGAGCAGTCGGCGCGCATGGTGGCCATGAAGGCCGCCACGGACAACGCGGGCAACGTCATCGGCGAACTCAAGCTGGTCTACAACAAGACGCGCCAGGCCGCGATCACGAAAGAACTTTCGGAGATCGTCGCGGGTGCCGCGGCAGTTTAA
- the atpD gene encoding F0F1 ATP synthase subunit beta, whose translation MAQENTQVNAGVQGKIVQCIGAVVDVEFPRDQMPKVYDALKLEGSPLTLEVQQQLGDGVVRTIALGSSDGLRRGLMVSNTGNPITVPVGKATLGRIMDVLGSPIDERGPVSQELTASIHRKAPAYDELSPSQELLETGIKVIDLVCPFAKGGKVGLFGGAGVGKTVNMMELINNIAKAHSGLSVFAGVGERTREGNDFYHEMADSGVVNLEKLEDSKVAMVYGQMNEPPGNRLRVALTGLTIAESFRDEGRDVLFFVDNIYRYTLAGTEVSALLGRMPSAVGYQPTLAEEMGRLQERITSTKVGSITSIQAVYVPADDLTDPSPATTFAHLDSTVVLSRDIASLGIYPAVDPLDSTSRQLDPQVVGEEHYQVARGVQGTLQRYKELRDIIAILGMDELAPEDKLAVARARKIQRFLSQPFHVAEVFTGSPGKYVPLAETIRGFKMIVAGECDHLPEQAFYMVGTIDEAFEKAKKVA comes from the coding sequence ATGGCTCAAGAGAACACCCAAGTGAACGCTGGCGTTCAGGGCAAGATCGTTCAATGTATCGGCGCCGTGGTGGACGTCGAGTTCCCGCGCGACCAGATGCCCAAGGTGTATGACGCGCTCAAGCTCGAAGGCTCCCCGCTGACGCTGGAAGTGCAGCAGCAGCTCGGCGACGGCGTGGTGCGTACCATCGCCCTGGGTTCGTCCGACGGCCTGCGCCGCGGCCTGATGGTGTCCAACACCGGCAACCCGATCACCGTGCCCGTGGGCAAGGCGACGCTGGGTCGCATCATGGACGTGCTGGGTTCGCCCATCGACGAGCGCGGCCCGGTCAGCCAGGAACTGACGGCCTCCATCCACCGCAAGGCCCCGGCGTACGACGAACTGTCGCCGTCGCAGGAGCTGCTGGAAACCGGCATCAAGGTGATCGACCTGGTGTGCCCGTTCGCCAAGGGCGGCAAGGTGGGCCTGTTCGGCGGCGCCGGCGTGGGCAAGACCGTGAACATGATGGAGCTCATCAACAACATCGCCAAGGCCCACAGCGGCCTGTCGGTGTTCGCCGGTGTGGGCGAGCGTACCCGTGAAGGCAACGACTTCTATCACGAAATGGCCGATTCCGGCGTCGTGAACCTCGAGAAGCTCGAAGACTCCAAGGTCGCCATGGTCTATGGCCAGATGAACGAGCCCCCGGGCAACCGCCTGCGCGTGGCCCTGACCGGCCTGACGATCGCCGAGTCGTTCCGCGACGAAGGCCGCGACGTGCTGTTCTTCGTGGACAACATCTACCGTTACACCCTGGCCGGTACCGAAGTGTCCGCACTGCTGGGCCGCATGCCTTCCGCCGTGGGCTACCAGCCGACGCTGGCCGAGGAAATGGGCCGCCTGCAGGAGCGCATCACCTCCACCAAGGTCGGCTCGATCACCTCCATCCAGGCCGTGTACGTGCCTGCCGATGACTTGACCGACCCGTCCCCCGCCACGACCTTCGCCCACCTGGACTCCACCGTGGTGCTGTCGCGTGACATCGCTTCGCTGGGTATCTACCCTGCCGTGGATCCGCTGGACTCCACCAGCCGCCAGCTGGACCCGCAAGTGGTCGGTGAAGAGCACTACCAGGTGGCTCGCGGCGTGCAGGGCACGCTGCAGCGCTACAAGGAACTGCGCGACATCATCGCCATCCTGGGCATGGACGAACTGGCCCCCGAGGACAAGCTGGCCGTGGCCCGCGCCCGGAAGATCCAGCGTTTCCTGTCGCAGCCGTTCCACGTGGCCGAAGTGTTCACGGGCTCGCCCGGCAAGTACGTGCCGCTGGCCGAGACCATCCGCGGCTTCAAGATGATCGTGGCCGGCGAGTGCGACCACCTGCCGGAGCAGGCGTTCTACATGGTCGGGACCATCGACGAAGCCTTCGAAAAGGCCAAGAAGGTCGCGTAA
- a CDS encoding F0F1 ATP synthase subunit epsilon, with protein sequence MNTIHVDVVSAEESIFSGEARFVALPGEAGELGIYPRHTPLITRIKPGSVRIETADGGEEFVFVAGGILEVQPERVTVLSDTAIRGKDLDDEKANAARAAAEEALKNAKSDVDFARAQSELAVMAAQIAALRKFRQKR encoded by the coding sequence ATGAACACCATCCACGTCGATGTGGTCAGCGCCGAAGAGTCCATCTTCTCGGGTGAGGCGCGCTTCGTCGCGCTGCCCGGTGAGGCCGGCGAGCTCGGCATCTACCCGCGCCACACGCCGCTGATCACCCGCATCAAGCCGGGATCGGTGCGCATCGAGACGGCCGACGGCGGCGAAGAGTTCGTCTTCGTGGCCGGTGGCATCCTCGAGGTGCAGCCCGAGCGCGTGACCGTGCTGTCCGACACCGCCATCCGCGGCAAGGACCTGGACGACGAGAAGGCCAACGCTGCCAGGGCCGCTGCCGAGGAAGCGCTGAAGAACGCCAAGAGCGACGTCGATTTCGCGCGCGCGCAGTCCGAGCTGGCCGTGATGGCCGCCCAGATCGCCGCACTGCGCAAGTTCCGCCAGAAGCGTTGA
- a CDS encoding ligase-associated DNA damage response exonuclease, producing MAAASDDLVIARPEGLYCPPGDFYIDPWKPVERAVITHGHSDHARWGHSHYLAHIDSEGTLRTRLGADITLQTLPYGQAIEHHGVRISLHPAGHVLGSAQVRLEHGGRVWVASGDYKTGPDGTCVPFEPVRCDTFITESTFGLPIYRWPSQEALFAEIDAWWRANAAQGRPSVMLCYAFGKAQRILHGVDASIGPIVVHGAVEPLNAVYRAAGVALPPTVRATDPAVDAKLLQTALVVAPPSAQGTPWMRRFPRHSDAFASGWMQLRGTRRRRGVDRGFVMSDHADWPGLQSAIGATGAERVFVTHGSVAVLVRWLREQGLDAQSFRTEYGNEDDDAAPGASTAVPPVAAPGGDASPVEDDGRHEGGEAAP from the coding sequence ATGGCGGCTGCTTCCGATGACCTGGTGATCGCGCGTCCCGAGGGGCTCTACTGTCCCCCGGGCGATTTCTATATCGATCCCTGGAAGCCCGTGGAGCGGGCGGTCATCACGCACGGGCACTCCGACCACGCCCGATGGGGCCACTCCCATTACCTGGCCCACATCGACAGCGAAGGGACCTTGCGCACCCGGCTCGGGGCCGACATCACGCTGCAGACGCTGCCGTACGGGCAGGCCATCGAACACCACGGCGTGCGCATCTCGCTGCATCCCGCAGGCCACGTGCTCGGGTCGGCCCAGGTGCGGCTCGAACATGGTGGCCGCGTCTGGGTGGCCTCCGGCGATTACAAGACCGGGCCCGACGGTACCTGCGTGCCGTTCGAGCCGGTGCGCTGCGACACCTTCATCACCGAGTCCACCTTCGGCCTGCCGATCTACCGCTGGCCCTCGCAGGAAGCGCTGTTCGCCGAGATCGACGCGTGGTGGCGGGCGAATGCCGCGCAGGGGCGGCCGTCGGTGATGCTGTGCTACGCCTTCGGCAAGGCGCAGCGCATCCTGCACGGCGTGGACGCTTCGATCGGGCCTATCGTGGTCCATGGCGCGGTGGAGCCGCTCAATGCCGTTTACCGGGCGGCCGGCGTGGCGCTGCCCCCGACGGTGCGGGCCACGGATCCGGCCGTGGATGCGAAGCTGCTGCAGACGGCCCTGGTGGTCGCGCCTCCTTCTGCCCAGGGCACGCCCTGGATGCGCCGCTTCCCCCGGCATTCCGATGCTTTCGCCAGCGGCTGGATGCAACTGCGGGGCACCCGGCGCCGGCGCGGCGTGGACCGCGGCTTCGTGATGTCGGACCATGCGGACTGGCCCGGCCTGCAGTCGGCCATCGGTGCCACGGGGGCGGAGCGCGTCTTCGTGACGCATGGCAGCGTGGCCGTGCTGGTGCGCTGGCTCCGGGAGCAGGGCCTGGATGCGCAGTCGTTCCGCACGGAATACGGCAACGAGGACGACGATGCGGCGCCCGGTGCTTCCACGGCCGTGCCGCCGGTCGCCGCGCCGGGCGGTGATGCGTCGCCCGTGGAGGATGACGGCCGGCACGAGGGCGGGGAAGCGGCGCCATGA
- a CDS encoding ATP-dependent DNA ligase, producing the protein MKDFAALYRALDASTSSLAKQAALQAYLRAAAPADAAWAVYFLAGGKPRQLVPTKLLRQFAREAAGLPEWLFDESYEAVGDLAETIALLLPPPAEAHALGLAEWVEQHLLPLRGMAPEALEPVLRAQWDRLAPEERLVYFKLITGAFRVGVSKLQVTQALAAVSGVDPKRVAQRLMGYTHIGARPGPADYERLVAPLAETGQGAADGAAQSGETSGHPYPFFLAHPLSLPVDQFGPTLGPPGDWIVEWKWDGIRAQLVRRAGATWVWSRGEELVSDRFPELQRLGQEALPDGTVLDGEIVVWQHAEGDAPARVRPFADLQKRIGRKTLGPKLLRELPVVLLAYDLLEEDGKDLRALPQHERRARLDALLARVSHPALVASPLLHGGDWDELAARRAHARALGVEGMMLKARGAQYGVGRTKDVGTWWKWKIDPLSVDAVLIYAQRGHGRRASLYSDYTFAVWDGPPGAEGRSLVPFAKAYSGLTDAEMARVDAVIRRTTVETFGPVRSVKPTLVFELGFEGIARSTRHKSGIAVRFPRMLRWREDKPVEEADSLETLEALLPRSDP; encoded by the coding sequence ATGAAGGACTTTGCCGCGCTCTACCGGGCGCTGGATGCGAGCACGTCCAGCCTGGCCAAGCAGGCGGCGCTGCAGGCCTACCTGCGTGCGGCAGCACCTGCGGATGCGGCCTGGGCGGTGTACTTCCTGGCAGGTGGCAAGCCGCGCCAACTGGTCCCGACCAAGCTGTTGCGGCAGTTCGCGCGCGAGGCCGCGGGCCTGCCGGAATGGCTGTTCGACGAAAGCTACGAAGCGGTCGGAGACCTCGCGGAAACCATCGCACTCCTGCTGCCGCCGCCCGCCGAGGCCCATGCGCTGGGCCTGGCCGAATGGGTGGAGCAGCACCTGCTGCCGCTGCGCGGCATGGCGCCCGAAGCGCTGGAGCCGGTTCTGCGGGCGCAGTGGGACCGGCTGGCGCCCGAGGAGCGGCTCGTCTATTTCAAGCTCATCACGGGGGCCTTCCGCGTCGGCGTGTCGAAGCTGCAGGTCACGCAGGCCCTGGCGGCCGTGAGCGGCGTGGATCCCAAGCGCGTGGCCCAGCGCCTCATGGGCTACACGCACATCGGCGCACGGCCCGGGCCGGCGGATTACGAGCGCCTCGTGGCGCCGCTCGCCGAGACCGGACAGGGCGCGGCGGACGGCGCGGCGCAGTCCGGCGAAACCAGCGGCCATCCCTATCCCTTCTTCCTGGCGCACCCGCTGTCGCTGCCCGTGGACCAGTTCGGGCCCACGCTCGGGCCGCCCGGCGACTGGATCGTGGAGTGGAAGTGGGACGGCATCCGCGCCCAACTGGTGCGGCGCGCGGGTGCCACCTGGGTCTGGTCGCGCGGCGAGGAGCTGGTCAGCGACCGCTTTCCCGAACTGCAGCGCCTGGGCCAGGAGGCCCTGCCGGACGGTACCGTGCTCGATGGCGAGATTGTCGTCTGGCAGCATGCCGAGGGCGATGCGCCGGCACGCGTGCGCCCTTTCGCGGACCTGCAGAAACGCATCGGCCGCAAGACGCTCGGCCCCAAGCTGCTGCGCGAGTTGCCCGTGGTGCTCCTGGCCTACGATCTGCTGGAAGAGGATGGGAAGGACCTGCGGGCACTGCCGCAGCATGAGCGCCGGGCGCGGCTCGATGCCCTGCTCGCCCGGGTGTCGCATCCGGCACTCGTCGCCAGCCCGTTGCTGCATGGCGGTGACTGGGACGAGCTGGCGGCCCGGCGCGCCCATGCCCGCGCCCTGGGTGTCGAAGGCATGATGCTCAAGGCCCGCGGCGCCCAATATGGAGTGGGCCGCACCAAGGACGTGGGTACTTGGTGGAAATGGAAAATCGACCCGTTGAGCGTGGATGCCGTGCTCATCTATGCGCAGCGCGGCCACGGGCGGCGCGCCAGCCTGTACAGCGACTACACCTTTGCCGTCTGGGACGGGCCGCCCGGCGCTGAAGGCCGCTCTCTCGTGCCGTTCGCGAAAGCCTATTCGGGCCTGACCGACGCCGAGATGGCGCGCGTGGATGCGGTCATCCGCCGCACCACCGTGGAAACCTTCGGGCCGGTGCGCAGCGTGAAGCCCACGCTGGTGTTCGAGCTCGGCTTCGAGGGCATCGCCCGCAGCACGCGGCACAAGAGCGGCATCGCGGTGCGGTTTCCCCGGATGCTGCGCTGGCGTGAAGACAAACCGGTGGAGGAGGCGGACTCCCTGGAAACGCTGGAGGCGCTGTTGCCCAGGTCGGATCCTTGA
- a CDS encoding ligase-associated DNA damage response DEXH box helicase has product MPSPPSRARRPRPLAEAWLATRGWRPFPFQREVWRALAQGRSGLLHATTGAGKTYAVWLGALQAFGTAGKARGKGEDGTSADLVDALEAAAERPADGKRRKAPPPEPLTVLWLTPMRALAADTLKALRTPLDELAATQPTLARWTSGARTGDTGSAERGAQSRRLPTVLVTTPESLSLLLARADARELLSTVRLVVADEWHELLGNKRGVQVQLALARLAGWNPRVCVWGMSATLGNLPEARDALLAPLGAEVGQEGVLVQGQVDKRLVVDTLLPDHPERFSWAGHLGLRMLPAVVRELESTTTTLVFVNVRSQAELWYKAILDARPDWAGELAIHHGSLDRGVREWVEAGLKEGRLRAVVCTSSLDLGVDFLPVERVLQIGSAKGIARLLQRAGRSGHAPGRPSRITLVPTHSLELVEAAAARAAVQAGEVEMRASPRRPVDVLVQHLVTVALGGGFEPEALYAEVRRTVAYRDLPRAVWQWCLDFVHRGGPSLAAYPDYQRVAPDEEGVWRMPSARLARRHRANIGTIVSDASMAVQVLHGARLGTMEESFLSRLSPGDCFVFAGQVLEMVKIEDMTAYVRRAARGRPTVPRWAGSRMPLSTVLADFVVQQLAQAAAGRYGSPELRCVRPLLEVQQRWSALPTPGTLLAETLRTREGWHLFLYPFAGRHAHIGLASLFAWRAAQGEAGTFSIAVNDYGLELLSATERDWSALLPELLRVHAAPVPEGGSDTGPPRLPAGEALAIRNTANAARAEAADSSGASVIETGSAPQDEARHALLHEVLASLNATEMARRRFREIARVAGLIFQSHPGERRSARQLQASSQLFFEVFRKYDAGNMLLRQADEEVLSQELDVAQLLSALRRMQAQDLVVKPLARPSPFAFPLMVERFREKLTNEDLADRIARMLAQLDTAADAGPAAAAGLPAQDVVPPDPPARPQRRRTAAKTAAGKDGDGKEEGGAGGVVPAARTAMQQAADAVRRTLDFSLTSAEDAGSGAAGSGRGRRRERKPSRPLPRL; this is encoded by the coding sequence ATGCCCAGTCCCCCTTCCCGCGCCCGGCGTCCCCGCCCTCTGGCGGAAGCCTGGCTCGCGACGCGCGGCTGGCGCCCCTTTCCCTTCCAGCGCGAGGTCTGGCGTGCCCTCGCCCAGGGCCGCAGCGGGCTGCTGCATGCGACCACGGGCGCCGGCAAGACCTATGCGGTATGGCTGGGCGCGCTCCAGGCCTTCGGCACCGCGGGCAAGGCGCGGGGCAAAGGCGAAGACGGCACCTCCGCCGACCTGGTTGACGCCCTGGAGGCTGCCGCTGAAAGGCCCGCGGACGGAAAGCGGCGCAAGGCCCCGCCGCCCGAGCCGCTGACCGTGCTCTGGCTCACGCCGATGCGGGCCCTGGCTGCCGACACGCTGAAGGCCCTGCGCACCCCGCTCGACGAACTCGCGGCGACGCAGCCCACGCTCGCACGCTGGACCAGCGGTGCCCGCACGGGCGATACAGGCAGTGCCGAACGCGGCGCGCAGTCGCGCCGGCTGCCCACGGTGCTGGTGACCACGCCGGAGAGCCTGTCTCTGCTGCTGGCGCGGGCGGACGCGCGAGAGTTGCTGTCCACCGTGCGCCTCGTGGTGGCTGACGAGTGGCACGAGCTGCTGGGCAACAAGCGCGGCGTCCAGGTGCAGTTGGCCCTGGCACGGCTGGCCGGCTGGAATCCCCGGGTGTGCGTCTGGGGCATGTCGGCCACGCTCGGCAACCTGCCCGAGGCGCGGGATGCGCTGCTGGCGCCGCTGGGCGCGGAGGTGGGGCAAGAGGGCGTGCTGGTGCAGGGCCAGGTGGACAAGCGGCTCGTCGTCGATACGCTGCTGCCCGACCATCCCGAGCGGTTTTCCTGGGCCGGCCATCTGGGGCTGCGCATGCTGCCCGCCGTGGTGCGCGAGCTGGAGTCCACCACGACCACGCTGGTGTTCGTGAACGTGCGGTCCCAGGCGGAGCTCTGGTACAAGGCCATCCTCGATGCGCGGCCCGACTGGGCGGGCGAGCTGGCGATCCACCACGGCTCGCTGGACCGCGGCGTGCGCGAATGGGTGGAGGCGGGCCTCAAGGAAGGGCGCCTGCGCGCGGTGGTGTGCACCAGCAGCCTGGACCTGGGCGTGGATTTCCTGCCCGTGGAGCGCGTGCTGCAGATCGGTTCGGCCAAGGGCATCGCGCGGCTGCTGCAGCGCGCCGGGCGCTCGGGCCATGCCCCGGGGCGGCCGTCGCGGATCACGCTGGTGCCGACGCACAGCCTGGAACTGGTGGAGGCGGCGGCCGCGCGTGCCGCGGTGCAGGCCGGCGAGGTGGAAATGCGCGCCAGCCCGCGCCGGCCGGTGGATGTGCTGGTGCAGCATCTCGTCACCGTGGCGCTCGGGGGCGGTTTCGAGCCCGAGGCGCTGTATGCGGAAGTGCGCCGCACCGTGGCCTACCGCGACCTGCCGCGCGCGGTCTGGCAGTGGTGCCTGGATTTCGTGCACCGCGGGGGACCCTCGCTCGCGGCCTATCCCGACTACCAGCGCGTGGCGCCGGACGAGGAGGGCGTCTGGCGCATGCCGAGCGCCCGCCTGGCGCGCCGCCACCGCGCCAACATCGGCACCATCGTGAGCGACGCCAGCATGGCCGTGCAGGTCCTGCACGGCGCGCGGCTCGGGACGATGGAAGAGAGCTTCCTGTCGCGCCTGTCGCCGGGCGACTGTTTCGTCTTCGCGGGGCAGGTGCTGGAGATGGTGAAGATCGAGGACATGACGGCCTACGTGCGGCGCGCAGCGCGCGGACGGCCCACGGTGCCGCGCTGGGCTGGATCGCGCATGCCGCTGTCCACCGTGCTCGCGGATTTCGTGGTGCAGCAGCTCGCGCAGGCGGCTGCGGGGCGCTATGGATCGCCCGAGCTGCGCTGCGTGCGGCCATTGCTGGAGGTGCAGCAGCGGTGGTCGGCGCTGCCCACGCCCGGGACGCTGCTCGCCGAAACCCTGCGCACCCGGGAAGGCTGGCACCTGTTCCTGTACCCGTTCGCGGGCCGCCATGCGCACATTGGCCTGGCCAGCCTGTTCGCGTGGCGCGCGGCCCAGGGCGAGGCCGGCACGTTTTCCATCGCCGTGAACGACTACGGGCTGGAGCTGCTGTCGGCGACCGAACGCGACTGGTCCGCGCTGCTGCCGGAGTTGCTGCGGGTGCATGCCGCACCGGTGCCCGAGGGCGGGAGCGATACCGGCCCGCCGAGGCTGCCGGCCGGCGAAGCCCTGGCCATCCGCAATACCGCGAACGCCGCGCGGGCGGAGGCCGCGGACTCGTCCGGCGCCAGCGTGATCGAGACCGGCAGCGCCCCGCAGGACGAGGCCCGCCACGCGCTGCTGCACGAAGTGCTGGCCAGCCTCAACGCCACCGAAATGGCCCGGCGCCGGTTCCGGGAAATCGCACGGGTTGCGGGGCTCATCTTCCAGAGCCATCCCGGCGAGCGCCGCAGCGCGCGCCAACTCCAGGCGTCGTCGCAGCTGTTCTTCGAGGTCTTCCGCAAATATGACGCCGGCAACATGCTCCTGCGCCAGGCCGACGAGGAAGTGCTGAGCCAGGAGCTGGACGTGGCGCAACTGCTGTCGGCGCTGCGCCGCATGCAGGCGCAGGACCTGGTGGTGAAGCCGCTGGCGAGGCCCAGCCCGTTCGCTTTTCCGCTCATGGTGGAACGCTTCCGGGAAAAGCTCACCAACGAGGACCTGGCCGATCGCATCGCACGCATGCTGGCGCAGCTGGACACCGCCGCCGACGCGGGGCCGGCTGCCGCGGCCGGCCTGCCCGCGCAGGATGTCGTGCCTCCGGACCCGCCCGCACGGCCGCAGCGCAGGCGCACCGCGGCGAAGACGGCGGCCGGCAAGGACGGGGACGGCAAAGAAGAGGGCGGGGCGGGCGGGGTCGTGCCTGCCGCCCGGACCGCGATGCAGCAGGCCGCCGACGCGGTGCGCCGGACGCTGGATTTTTCACTCACTTCCGCCGAGGACGCGGGCAGCGGCGCAGCGGGGAGTGGACGCGGCCGGCGCCGTGAGCGCAAGCCGTCGCGGCCCCTGCCGCGGCTGTGA
- the pdeM gene encoding ligase-associated DNA damage response endonuclease PdeM yields MHGPVQLTGVSATFHLAGAEVRLLAGHALWWPDGRTLFVADVHLGKADTFRARGLPVPSGTTRDNLARLSALVAEQGAQRLVVLGDFLHAAEARSPAVLASLAAWRATHAALEVVLVRGNHDSHAGDPPAELGIAIVDEPWPLGPFACCHHPQRHAALHVLAGHVHPAVVLRGPGRDALRLPCFVVDAAEGSDAGATLLPAFGEFTGGLSVAPAPGRRFFAVGGGRVWPVPGAAAGAARRA; encoded by the coding sequence GTGCATGGACCCGTTCAATTGACAGGCGTATCCGCCACCTTCCACCTCGCCGGCGCCGAAGTCCGGCTGCTCGCCGGCCATGCCCTCTGGTGGCCCGATGGGCGCACGCTCTTCGTGGCCGACGTGCACCTGGGAAAGGCCGACACGTTCCGCGCGCGCGGCCTGCCCGTGCCCTCCGGAACCACGCGCGACAACCTCGCGCGGCTTTCCGCACTCGTGGCGGAGCAGGGCGCGCAGCGGCTCGTGGTGCTGGGCGACTTCCTGCACGCGGCGGAGGCGCGCTCGCCCGCCGTGCTGGCATCGCTCGCGGCCTGGCGTGCGACGCATGCGGCGCTGGAGGTGGTGCTGGTGCGCGGCAACCACGACAGCCATGCGGGTGATCCGCCCGCGGAGCTGGGCATCGCGATCGTGGACGAGCCCTGGCCGCTCGGGCCTTTCGCCTGCTGCCACCACCCGCAGCGGCATGCTGCGCTGCACGTGCTCGCCGGCCACGTGCATCCTGCCGTGGTGCTGCGGGGGCCGGGCCGCGATGCGCTCCGGCTGCCGTGCTTCGTGGTGGACGCGGCAGAAGGCTCCGATGCCGGCGCCACGCTGCTGCCGGCCTTCGGCGAGTTCACGGGCGGGTTGTCGGTGGCGCCCGCGCCGGGCCGGCGGTTCTTCGCCGTGGGCGGAGGACGGGTATGGCCGGTGCCGGGTGCGGCCGCCGGGGCCGCCCGCCGCGCCTGA
- a CDS encoding NEL-type E3 ubiquitin ligase domain-containing protein: MDMLDADPDQAFRALRAATDLLAQFGAEPERIANLEPRYAGVAPAVAAAARQLRDHLIDIESGGSGTALSVEWDAEAELSLDLALQTEPLGREMARWTVQDSHAAEAPGQFDDAPHAPAFARLLARLREITAAGSSSAVAAERAGQVATVIDAISQSTELREQVFLIAQTALGSCHDNVLEGFSKILLAVSDYRVMDKIRSGRMDAARFDRWTGKRLRLSLLQSEVNRFIARQLLRPDLDDGLRRRMQQEPLETMVHAKQALRERLDLPKGTVSGMRELGLSALQQGDLDAMEQTVNRLAQDPAIRRDFLMHYTTWRDGMQALHPEAFRGYHLARDADPIFVEDVPEDQAGQIDYSVRARARESHWRQEEDRLLRQLAGFDNPPGQPASPEPPGA, translated from the coding sequence ATGGACATGCTGGACGCGGACCCGGATCAGGCCTTCCGGGCATTGCGCGCCGCCACCGACCTGCTCGCGCAGTTCGGCGCCGAGCCGGAACGGATCGCGAATCTGGAGCCGCGGTACGCGGGTGTGGCGCCTGCCGTGGCAGCGGCGGCCAGGCAGTTGCGCGATCACCTGATCGATATCGAATCCGGCGGATCCGGTACGGCACTGTCGGTGGAGTGGGACGCCGAAGCCGAACTCTCCCTGGATCTGGCACTGCAGACGGAACCGCTGGGACGGGAGATGGCCCGCTGGACTGTCCAGGACTCCCACGCAGCGGAGGCGCCCGGCCAATTCGACGACGCCCCCCATGCGCCCGCCTTCGCCCGCCTGCTTGCGCGCCTGCGGGAAATCACCGCGGCGGGCTCGTCTTCCGCCGTGGCTGCGGAGCGGGCCGGACAGGTCGCGACCGTGATCGACGCGATCTCCCAAAGCACCGAACTGCGCGAGCAGGTCTTCCTGATCGCTCAGACGGCCCTGGGCAGTTGCCATGACAACGTGCTGGAAGGTTTTTCCAAGATCCTGCTGGCCGTGAGCGACTACCGGGTCATGGACAAGATCCGCAGCGGCCGGATGGACGCTGCACGATTCGACAGATGGACAGGGAAACGGCTGCGGCTCTCGCTGCTGCAAAGCGAGGTCAACCGGTTCATCGCGCGGCAGCTTCTGCGCCCGGACCTGGACGACGGGCTCCGCCGGCGCATGCAGCAGGAACCGCTGGAAACCATGGTGCATGCCAAGCAGGCATTGCGCGAACGGCTGGACCTTCCGAAAGGCACCGTATCCGGCATGCGGGAACTGGGGCTCAGTGCGCTGCAGCAGGGCGATCTGGACGCCATGGAGCAGACAGTGAACCGGCTGGCGCAGGATCCCGCCATCCGCAGGGATTTCCTGATGCACTACACCACCTGGCGTGACGGCATGCAGGCGCTGCACCCCGAGGCATTCCGGGGATACCACCTCGCCCGCGATGCGGATCCGATTTTCGTCGAGGACGTCCCTGAGGACCAGGCGGGGCAGATCGACTATTCCGTGCGGGCCCGCGCCAGGGAATCGCACTGGCGGCAGGAGGAGGACCGGCTGCTGCGGCAACTGGCAGGCTTCGACAACCCGCCCGGTCAGCCGGCCAGTCCCGAGCCGCCCGGCGCCTGA